The uncultured Methanomethylovorans sp. genome contains a region encoding:
- a CDS encoding N-acetylneuraminate synthase family protein, which translates to MMYDSQINVNKREISIDSPTYFIADIASNHDGDIERANELIWLAKEAGADAVKFQHFKANKIVSDYGFTHLDTKNSHQTSWKKSVFEVYKQYECNRDWTEELAKTAKKAKIDFLTTPYDLEAVELLDPFIPAYKIGSGDITWIDFIENIARRNKPVILATGASNMDDVERAVACILKYNRQLMLLQCNTNYTGATDNFKYINLKVLEAFAIRYPSMILGLSDHTPLHATVLGAITLGARVIEKHFTDNNAREGPDHVFSMNPKTWREMIDRSRELELSLGNGIKRIELNEKETSIVQRRCLRLTHNMKAGESIKEDDLESLRPAPKGAIEPYNLHKVLGKTLAISKSEGDAIFAKDFVEELC; encoded by the coding sequence ATGATGTATGATAGTCAAATAAATGTCAACAAAAGAGAGATTTCTATTGACTCACCTACTTATTTTATTGCCGATATTGCTTCTAATCATGACGGAGATATAGAGCGTGCTAATGAGTTAATTTGGCTTGCTAAAGAGGCAGGTGCAGATGCTGTTAAATTTCAGCATTTCAAAGCAAATAAAATTGTAAGTGATTATGGTTTTACACATCTCGACACAAAAAATAGTCATCAAACATCCTGGAAAAAGTCTGTTTTTGAGGTATACAAACAATATGAATGTAATCGAGATTGGACTGAAGAATTAGCTAAAACAGCAAAAAAGGCAAAAATTGATTTCCTTACAACACCTTATGACCTCGAAGCAGTTGAGTTGCTTGATCCATTTATCCCAGCTTATAAAATAGGTTCAGGAGATATTACCTGGATCGATTTTATTGAAAATATTGCAAGAAGAAATAAACCGGTGATACTTGCAACGGGTGCATCAAATATGGATGATGTTGAACGTGCTGTAGCTTGTATTTTAAAATATAATCGTCAGCTTATGCTTTTGCAATGTAATACAAACTATACTGGAGCTACTGATAATTTTAAATATATCAATCTTAAAGTGCTGGAAGCATTTGCAATCAGATATCCGAGTATGATCCTTGGTCTTTCAGATCACACACCTCTTCATGCTACAGTTCTTGGAGCGATTACATTAGGTGCAAGAGTAATTGAAAAGCATTTTACTGATAATAATGCGCGTGAAGGGCCAGATCATGTATTTTCTATGAATCCCAAGACCTGGAGAGAAATGATTGACCGAAGTCGTGAGTTGGAATTATCTTTAGGTAATGGAATAAAGCGTATAGAATTAAATGAAAAGGAAACTTCAATAGTTCAACGCCGATGCTTACGGTTAACTCATAATATGAAAGCTGGTGAGAGCATTAAAGAGGATGATTTAGAATCTCTCCGTCCTGCACCAAAAGGAGCTATTGAGCCATATAATCTACATAAAGTTCTTGGTAAAACATTGGCAATTTCAAAATCAGAAGGAGATGCCATTTTTGCGAAAGATTTTGTGGAGGAATTATGTTAA